Below is a genomic region from Argiope bruennichi chromosome 11, qqArgBrue1.1, whole genome shotgun sequence.
gtctttcccataatttgggcgtcccgggttcgtgtcccggtttgggcattcttgttcttattttgtcTGAGAGTTGAGTGAATGGGCCCCCTTGTAAAAAAGAGTTGTACAAGTGAATGTGACACatgaagtagctaaatcgtacccttggccctagttggcgctactgaaaaaacaagaacgctcattcggcttaaatcactgacagatctatcagcgggcttgtaaagtgccataagtcacagcaACAACAGCAAACTCTAAAATTAATCGtcatcttattcatataattgttacttcctcgaattggtaaatttattttattcatttcactatgagaattgtctgactaaaatctagttaatggttaaataaaaaaaaattaataaaacactctATTCTTTCGATACTCTTGTGcatatgcatgctaagaagagttacTTTGCTGcagccaaattatgtgaattcattataattcaCTGGAGTAAgtagattatataatttaaattcagtttatttaacaataaaatatctgttttctagTGCAATATCATTTATCAGGCTGCGACTATTACACTAAGGAAATATTACCGACTACAACTgacgacaaaaaaataaatatttatgatatgatAGCTTTTTAGCACTAAAATAGTTTAGCCAAGTgcgcaataaatttgttaaataaattactacttaACTTCTTgagactctgcattcaatattacgaactatgtaatcggagaacatatcgattaaatttttttctttcaattattattcgCCAAAAAAGAAACTATATAAGTTTAGacgtttctaaatttttaatagacttttaataaagatgtcttgataaaattatgattaaaacgttattcatagaatattcatatatgcCCTTGACATACAAATTTGCTTCCTGTCccttatttgggacaattattattattttaattcctaaaataatataagggcattttaggtaatgatgcgttttcaagtaatttttgcattttaaattacttaatactttcacttaattgcagacttaaaattaaaactttagttATTCGATACGTGAATCAGACTCATCATTATTCACGAAGGGGTttagaaaaaccaatgcatgcaactgaggtGATAAAAGTCACTTTTAGGGAGAAATATTAGCTtgtaataacttcgaattaaaaatgtacttaaccataagaaagcattcctaaaaatgaagatagagtaattcatatttatgttctaattatttcttaataaaatgcactggtttttaaagcttaaatatatattgaaaataaatacatggggtCTAATGTTTAAGCAatccatttttcatatcttacataaaatagtaaatttgcacacatatttgcaaaatattttctccatccttcttaagaaacaacatcattgtatcttttccgcattctatattgttcgcatccgaattataataaatttttgtagagCACTCGCACTTATTctcctcggattcgaaacgtatATGAATTCCTGCTCATTGTTGCAATCTTTACTTAACtaatattttaggtaggggactaCTCTGAAAAATCGGTTTTTAGCGAaatcattgaatattatttttattattctgaatttcaaaaaaagtttcttttataaaaatttttgtttcagcatTTATTTGATACAGCTTCtggtataaaataataagagcatgcatttgttcatttaacAGGACACGCCACTCAGGCGCAGTCTGAGTTTCTATCTGTATACTATAATCTAGAATGcaaaataaccatattttttctaaaattagatctcagagaaattaaatctcaagagtattataaagaaatagactcaaatattgacaattttttgacaGTCagaaaagaaactgagaacaatttttacaaattcctttGTAATGTTTTGacaatgaaagaaaggatcagCATTTGAATAGAAAAGAAGCTAAagaatacttgattttctttaattaaatgtaaaattaattattaagaggTATTTTGAAGCCTAATTAGGGATATGTCGGCAAATCTCTGTCGGCTTCTCTGTATATATTGCAATTGTCATTTAGAGGAAACCATGGGAGTATTCctctttgaattttttcatatactAACATAACTACGTACATTCCATTCATATAATCTTATAAGAGTGTATGTACATCCTGGTGACTTTACACGACAACAAAACCCTAAATTTAGTGACATGCCGGAATGACATAATAGACACATAGCTCATATTGATATCTATAATGCATTTCGGCATCTTGTTCTCACTCTGATAGCACAAAATGCCTTATAATGCCTTTGACTATATCTTCACGCTATTGTACCCATTCAGAATATCAAACAACGTAGCAAGGATATGGtacaatgcaaatattttgtGCTAATTAGGTAGTAATTAATATACTTAAATCATTTAATCGTTAAATAATGCGGTTGCCtagagttcaaaatatttttttaaatcttgtattggtgaatttttgacaaaataccCATTTTAATCATAGTAATAAAACAGGTAGGAGGTACCTATCCAGTAATGTGGGAAGAGAAAATACTCAAGACTATATACCCAAAACCtggatattttacaaaataaaaagaatttagaagGCTGATAGAAAATGAAACATCTACAGAGTTTTATAAATCtccttcaaaaagtattttacagACATAGTGTGTTTATGAatggtcatttaaattttaagttatgttttaatataactttaaactgtaaaagtataattaaagTCCTCCCCCCCCTAAAATtgcaaatgatttttgttttatttagattACAACTatgacatttatattaaatttaagagcAAAAGTTCATAATTCAGATAAATCCCGTCTATgaaagaaactgcaaaatatGGGAGTGTGTGTCTACTATAGTGTCAATTGATTGTAATACACATACAACAAATGCAGCTACAAAGCAATTCACAATCCTTGCTGCTGAAATCTTgatacaaaaatacttttgttgAAAGTAATGTGAATGAATATACTTTCATAATAATTAACATTCAATAGCTTAGAACTTAACTTATCAGCAATGTTTAGTTATGTAAAGGGTGAACAGTTTTTGTCAAGCTTATACTCCAGAAATAAAGTTCATAGCTTTTGGcgggttaaaaaaattttatgctcaattatcaaaaaatacctttttgaatttataaaaactgtctggtaatttgatttattaatccaAAAAGATAGCTTCTATTCTtatctttttatcattaaaaaaaaaactccaacttttcttttttaatcttgtttGGAAAGggtttaatatttttagactgCATATTTCATGTAAGATCCATGCAATAAGATTGCATTCTTGTTCTTTATGATTCATGCTTTTTAttgttatagaatttaaaatattcttatattactagtttactttttattaacttattgtaattctaaatatgtattctaacatatttaaattatatagaaatatcatAAATCACATTAGTGCCAGCATTTTAAATGTGGCAAACATAGATACTAAAGTATTTTACATCACTGCATATAGCTatattaaaatcaagaatattcAAAACACAATTTAGAGATTAATTAACATGTTaggtggtgtgtgtgtgtgtgtgtgtgtgtgtgtgtgtgtgtgtgcgtgtgtgtgtgtgtgcgtgcgtgtgtgtgtgagagagagagagagagcattattttatgtgaagcagaatgcagtttcgaagaccttgaagagactttcgatttcgtgaagtcgttttatttcatcttggggAAGAAAGCATTCTGTACAAGCGACGGGCACActcacaacacagaacgacacagaaagaaatgagggaaaagctcttgaacattttatccctcgttttatataacctgagataattatagggaaaatatttctccataaagCTTATATAGAATGAGATTTCGATATGGATTTTCGCTATACGCGCCGACAAGGCAAGGGAAACtcaggaatcttttaaaaaagaatttgtcacgtcagcggtattttgtcccttcactcggagtgtggaaaAGCTAGGCTTTTAGACGATTCGGAagttttacaaagcttctcttgaattaattaagtatagaaagtggaattggatcagtaaataagagaatattttagaatgaagttactatgggctaaattaagacaaaacctttgaaattagagtttaaaatatcattatatatatatatatatatatatatatatatatatatatatatatatatatatatatatatatatatatatatatatattaaaataagcatattctaaaatataaagccTTCGCGgaaataaaaatcgataaaatttctttcaataaaagttGTTTATACAGGATACAATTTGTTAAGTAATTCACTCAACAgtatgatcatttaaaaaaactaattattagtAATTCACTAGGTATTACGATAATTTAATCTAAATCCATATCGACTTTGCCAAAAAAGGCAGTAAtgtatgaaaagtttaaaatctatGCATTTGTTTCACGTGATTTGAACAACCAATGAGCGTTACGATGCTTAAATCCTTGCTTCTGGTACAGACGCTTCTTCctgcgagaaagtttcaagtGTATTGTTCTGATTGAGTTTTTGTATTTGAAACCCCATTCTTagtgataattttaaacatgTCTCTCGGGGTACCTGTTAAAATACTCCATGAAGCAGAAGGGCACATAGTTACTTTGGAAACGAATACCGGCGAGGTATATCGCGGTAAACTGATAGAAGCCGAAGATAATATGAACTGTCAAATGGCTGATGTTACAGTTACATATAGAGACGGAAAAGTTGGCAAATTGGAAAATATGTACATCAGAGGTAGTAAAATCAGGTTCTTAATTTTGCCGGACATGTTGAAAAACGCACCCATGTTCAAGAAAGCTGGATCCAGAGTCGGTGCTGGAAATCGTGGAAAATCTGCCATTCTTCGAGCACAAGGTAAATATTGTTTCTTTCTATTTGCTACTTTTCACCAaagatagtttttatttatactttttaattccaTGGCATTCAAGGTGATTGATTCTAGCTAAGCTAAGATGAATTAATTGTGCATGTGAAATTCGTTTTCATTtgcaccttagatttataaatgattatttattgtaGATAGTAGTATGTTAGTTTGTAGATAGTTAGAGTCCCTGGTTTATTTGACGATTTCAGATTAAGCCGAGATTGTCAAGCTTCATAATGCATAATGTAATTATCTTGGCGACCATACATGATATCGGAAGTATCTCCCCTCCTAATTTTGGTTTTGATGGGGCGGGGGAGGTTATAGATGTGTAAAGCATTTGCAACTTGCTTTTATGTGTCAAAATCACACAATCTTATTAGTTGTAATTCTTTTCTAGAGTTTATGAGAATTACATggaggaaaaagaaatttaattatggatggcttaatattttgtatttcattttatatatacttggtgatattgaattttttcattaatataaactgCAGCTATAATCCATGAAGCTGTCATACGTTTTATCTTACCTGTGTATTTGCTTTTAGAATAGTTGAATTTGCAACttcctttttaaaactttttaaattatgattatcaaTAAaggaattatatcatttttttttttttttctccctgctttgacctcaaaatttattttgctgtattaaaatttgtattacttaAGAAGAGATTATCTTTgggaaaaactgaattattattttgaatcaaactttattcaaataatgtatttttccaAAGAGGAAACAAACAATTGCAAATATCTTTGACACAAAATAGCAAAATGGACGTGGAAAAAGTTATTGAGTGAGCTATAAGTTTGTTTAATATAGTTATAGAACATTATGTTAACGTTTTATAAGactcgaagtaaaaaaaaaaaataattagataaggAGAGAGTATGCAAATTATGTATCCCTATGTTTATAGTATCAGTTTatccatattattaattaatttttaatcactgaAATCAAAATGCTATCtggattaaattcctttttaaagctATGCAGGCTGTcccaaaaaaattgaataactgTTTATTCCCTTAAATATTGCATCTAGATATATACTTCcaattgcaaatttcttttagGATCTTTTCCAGTTCTCTCAGGTTATGTTGATTGAATGCTGTACTTACAAGATAGATATTTGCTCATGATGGTTTTTATGTATTggaagaaatttacatttttaaaataaatatttccatctaAATTTGTGACTATTCTCTTTCAATTTAGAATTAAACATGTCTTTGCAGATAAGttcaattcaaaattctttatagaTAGAAATGTAAAACTTTTGTGCATagttgaatataaaagaaatattttactgatatttttttttactatgtgggggccttataaaaatttaatttccttcatattttactatacattttcatagaaattaaagcattttcattcagTTGCCCATCATATTTAATGCAACTTTGAAATTGGTATGTCTATGTAATGTTTGGGGAAAGAAATGTTTATTCCTCTTTTTCAGACACcttattataaatgtttagtatgtTTTTTCAGCCTTTTTCTTCCTGCTTTCTGCCTTTGTGTTCGAATGTATCTTTAACTGATCATGATTCTAGCAAAGAAATCTTGATAatggtttaaaattgaaaaaatgctttatgaGGGTAAAAGAAGGAGCTTACGTCTTCCTATGagcgtaaaagaaaaaaaatagttttttagaaATGCCATGCTTTCCTGTATTATCAGAAGagcatataatatttatagatacatgaagaaatgtttctaaatttgattAACATAACTGTTTATTATTTCAGCTGCTCGAGGACGTGGACGTGCCAGGTCACTTTTCCCTCGACGTAATTGAACCGCTTCATCATTTGTACCATTTCTCATCGTCCAGCATTTTTTCAAACAACtgtatttgcattttgtaattactgtattgtttttattataaataaaaaattaggattaattttagtaattgttaatttaatttaatcagtttaaaatGCAGCAAtgtttagtatatatttattaacaagacatatttttttattagagtatattttttctgtatgcgatttgacttttttaaatcggaattaaaattatgagttcATGAAATATGTTCTACAATTATATAACATAATCtcagaaatatttacttaattaaactaattaacaGTGAAGTGGTCGAAGTGTAgatatttatttcgtaatttgATGCATtgatttacacaaaatttatgtgaccacttgatatattttttcattttcaaatgactGGACAGAaggttctgaaatttaaaatataagtgctTGATTTTGATCTgttatgcttattattttaattgagtttatattttcatattaaatatgatCTATATCTGATAATctctattttgttaaaaatttattttagtttgaagaaagcattgaacaaattaaaaattattcagatggGAAAAAATTGaccttacaattttttacccccTTCCTCTTGAAAGTCTTCaaattgcatgtatttatttcataattttgttttcagtataTACTAATGAAGAATTATATCTGTCAAGTTGTCTTATGGAACATAAGTTAAGTTAAAAAGCTTCTCCTGTAAAATATGCAGAAGcctcatattattaatttctgcAGTTGATAAAATAGTTGCATTTTGAATTTCAGCTAATAGAGTGTAGATGTGTCTggttaattaagattatttatttttagttgatatgGGACTAAAAGgtgttttgtctttttttttttttttttcgtttattcatTGTATTTGCTTTTTGTCTctctcctatatatatatatataattttatgtatatggGGGCGACTAC
It encodes:
- the LOC129957667 gene encoding small nuclear ribonucleoprotein Sm D3-like; its protein translation is MSLGVPVKILHEAEGHIVTLETNTGEVYRGKLIEAEDNMNCQMADVTVTYRDGKVGKLENMYIRGSKIRFLILPDMLKNAPMFKKAGSRVGAGNRGKSAILRAQAARGRGRARSLFPRRN